A genomic window from Astatotilapia calliptera chromosome 12, fAstCal1.2, whole genome shotgun sequence includes:
- the cabp1a gene encoding calcium-binding protein 1a isoform X2: protein MLQDAERRVRVVLSCEEMGQSGYLGSYQDSIVSVTQNCVLVSNILGQSCVFLSKGMAKCRQADRELRPEEMDELRDAFKEFDKDKDGFISCKDLGNCMRTMGYMPTEMELIELSQQINMNLGGHVDFEDFVELMGPKLLAETADMIGIKELKDAFREFDTNGDGAISTSELRDAMRKLLGQQVGLKEVEDILRDVDLNGDGLVDFEEFVRMMSR from the exons ATGCTCCAGGATGCTGAGCGGAGAGTCAGAGTGGTGCTGTCCTGTGAGGAGATGGGCCAGTCTGGGTATCTTGGGTCTTATCAGGACTCCATTGTTTCGGTGACACAAAACTGCGTTCTCGTGAGCAACATACTGGGACAATCCTGTGTCTTCCTGAGTAAAGGCATGGCAAAGTGCAGGCAGGCT GACAGAGAGCTGAGGCCAGAAGAGATGGATG AGCTCCGAGATGCTTTCAAAGAGTTTGACAAAGACAAGGACGGTTTCATCAGCTGCAAAGATCTCGGAAACTGCATGAGGACCATGGGATACATGCCAACTGAAATGGAGCTGATAGAACTAAGCCAACAGATCAACATGAACT tgggagGTCATGTTGATTTTGAGGATTTCGTAGAGCTGATGGGCCCAAAACTCCTCGCCGAAACTGCGGACATGATTGGAATAAAGGAGCTAAAAGACGCATTTAGGGAG TTCGACACTAATGGAGATGGTGCCATAAGCACGTCGGAGCTCAGAGACGCAATGAGAAAACTGTTGGGACAACAA GTTGGTCTGAAGGAAGTAGAAGACATCCTAAGGGATGTGGACTTGAATGGGGACGGACTTGTCGACTTTGAAG AGTTTGTACGGATGATGTCTCGCTGA
- the LOC113033785 gene encoding uncharacterized protein LOC113033785 → MQAHSIKGSGGQMGGQGTKGGAGTVRRARIQILSGVLSPHCQWGIIARGSNWPQGFGELASEKKWPLLVAGKALGGIRDFTMASSNCTRITSLFILMMLSCCGVFGRAVGTSERLSREPHEATLRTDRCAELEAPWLENTQEARVDSGTRLEISMRHFSARASRGLVFPGKPLFGFVRRVYRCCQEGENCRRLKGIQGRMRGDTGVEFVLTREILSLTVTRAELHLQLSNPQHLDIRPVLPSMAKHKLPTRYTLGSRGHTVELRVDLLFLFHSAQEVIGGRRQGPSLTNIWRVAFLSGGDPPGENPFVKDPQDNMLGSRPLDLGLVLGCSQGGTEVSCRAGGVDFTHTPFMALYFGSG, encoded by the exons ATGCAGGCGCattcaataaaaggcagcggGGGTCAAATGGGTGGGCAAGGCACAAAAGGAGGGGCAGGGACTGTGAGGAGGGCCAGGATTCAAATTCTAAGTGGTGTGTTGTCCCCCCATTGTCAGTGGGGTATAATAGCGAGGGGTTCAAACTGGCCGCAAGGCTTTGGAGAGCTGGCATCAGAGAAGAAGTGGCCGCTCCTCGTCGCTGGAAAAGCACTGGGCGGAATTCGGGATTTCACCATGGCCTCTTCAAACTGCACGCGGATTACAtcacttttcattttaatgatgCTGAGCTGCTGTGGAGTGTTCGGGCGCGCGGTGGGCACATCGGAGCGTTTGTCACGGGAGCCACACGAAGCGACTTTACGCACGGACCGGTGCGCGGAACTGGAAGCACCTTGGCTGGAGAACACGCAAGAAGCTCGCGTGGATAGCGGGACGCGTTTGGAGATCAGCATGCGGCACTTTTCCGCGAGAGCTTCACGTGGGTTGGTTTTTCCAGGAAAACCTCTGTTCGGCTTCGTCCGGCGCGTCTACCGCTGCTGTCAAGAAGGAGAAAACTGCAGGAGGCTGAAAGGGATTCAAGGTCGCATGAGaggag ATACGGGTGTGGAGTTTGTCCTCACCAGGGAGATCTTGTCATTAACGGTTACAAGAGCCGAGCTTCACCTTCAGCTTTCCAACCCGCAACATCTGGACATCCGCCCTGTGCTTCCATCCATGGCGAAGCACAAGCTTCCTACAAG GTACACTCTGGGGTCACGGGGTCACACCGTGGAATTGAGAGTGGACCTGCTGTTCCTTTTCCACAGCGCACAGGAGGTCATAGGTGGTCGAAGGCAGGGCCCCAGCTTGACAAACATCTGGCGGGTGGCGTTTTTGTCCGGTGGAGATCCGCCGGGTGAAAACCCCTTCGTAAAGGATCCGCAGGACAACATGTTGGGGAGTCGTCCTCTGGATCTGGGCTTGGTCCTGGGTTGCAGTCAGGGTGGAACTGAGGTGTCATGTAGAGCTGGTGGTGTTGACTTTACGCACACACCTTTCATGGCTCTTTATTTTGGATCAGGTTAA
- the mlec gene encoding malectin: MQRVTAQLVAGLVAAVLSLLSEQSWADGGGPSLSERVIWAVNAGGDAHVDVHGIHYKKDPLEGKLGKASNYGMRLPILRSNQEDQILYQTERYNEDSFGYDVPIREEGEYILVMKYAEVYFAQSQQKVFDVRLNGHVVVKDLDIFDRVGHSTAHDEIVPFSIRRGKLSVQGEVSTFNGKLTVEFVKGYYDNPKICALYVMKGTLEDVPKLQPHPGLEKPEDDDDDDDEGEVGEEGGKKKPPKGTHHRVQSGPRTPNPYAADNSSLMFPILVAFGVFIPTLFCLCRL; this comes from the exons ATGCAGCGGGTCACGGCGCAGCTCGTCGCCGGGCTGGTCGCAGCGGTGCTGTCGCTGCTGTCCGAGCAGTCCTGGGCAGATGGTGGGGGGCCCAGCCTCTCTGAACGGGTTATCTGGGCTGTAAATGCCGGGGGCGACGCGCATGTAGATGTGCACGGTATTCACTACAAAAAGGACCCACTGGAAGGGAAACTTGGTAAAG CCTCTAATTATGGGATGCGTCTGCCAATACTACGGTCCAATCAGGAGGACCAGATTTTGTACCAGACAGAGCGCTACAATGAAGACAGCTTTGGATATGACGTCCCCATTCGTGAAGAAGGAGAGTATATACTGGTTATGAAGTATGCAGAAGTTTACTTTGCTCAGTCACAGCAAAAG GTGTTTGATGTTCGTCTAAATGGCCACGTGGTGGTGAAGGACCTGGATATATTTGATCGAGTAGGACACAGTACTGCTCATGATGAGATCGTGCCCTTCTCTATTAGACGGGGCAAGCTGAGCGTGCAGGGAGAGGTGTCCACTTTCAATGGCAAGCTCACTGTGGAGTTTGTAAAG GGTTATTATGACAACCCCAAGATCTGCGCTCTCTACGTGATGAAGGGGACATTAGAAG ATGTACCAAAGCTTCAACCTCACCCTGGCTTAGAGAAGCCTGAGGACGATGACGACGACGATGATGAGGGTGAAGTAGGCGAGGAAGGTGGGAAGAAAAAGCCCCCAAAAGGTACCCATCACAGGGTCCAGTCAGGCCCCCGAACACCAAACCCATACGCAGCTGACAACAGCAGCCTAATGTTTCCCATCCTCGTTGCGTTTGGGGTGTTCATCCCAACACTGTTCTGCCTCTGCCGGCTGTGA
- the cabp1a gene encoding calcium-binding protein 1a isoform X1, with product MSTPFPKSDSTTSLLKSSSAARRPTHLPEHTAESQRSQHHHQHHHQHHNQRPAALLSSSSKAEESFWSAECDVSARRPLCHPSLVGSQDSSNNAATRGKCKSHAPHSQVSAPPEPNGDAGRSVRERSRTSKHRHHHRRKHNRDERPAAAGPDEPEHPRRCHTHSRAVPRVPSLSDSNDDRVPLCEPRDRNGASAANSGGQVSSPSPSSYSLVPLSSRSSRRSRRSSAASSASDINLRTILNSLFGQDRELRPEEMDELRDAFKEFDKDKDGFISCKDLGNCMRTMGYMPTEMELIELSQQINMNLGGHVDFEDFVELMGPKLLAETADMIGIKELKDAFREFDTNGDGAISTSELRDAMRKLLGQQVGLKEVEDILRDVDLNGDGLVDFEEFVRMMSR from the exons ATGAGCACCCCCTTTCCAAAATCTGATTCCACGACCTCCTTACTGAAATCGTCTTCGGCCGCGAGGAGACCGACACACCTCCCAGAGCACACGGCAGAAAGCCAGAGAAGTCAGCACCACCATCAGCACCACCATCAGCATCACAACCAGCGTCCCGCCGCGcttctgagcagcagcagcaaagccGAGGAATCCTTCTGGTCGGCCGAGTGCGACGTCAGTGCCCGGAGACCCCTGTGCCATCCCTCCCTCGTCGGCAGCCAGGACAGTAGTAATAATGCAGCCACTCGGGGCAAGTGCAAGTCACATGCTCCTCACAGCCAAGTTTCCGCTCCGCCGGAGCCGAACGGAGATGCAGGCCGAAGTGTGAGGGAGCGCTCCAGGACATCAAAACACCGTCACCACCACCGCAGGAAGCACAACCGAGACGAGCGTCCGGCAGCAGCGGGACCGGACGAACCGGAGCATCCCCGTCGCTGTCACACGCACTCCCGCGCGGTCCCCAGGGTGCCCTCTCTGTCGGACAGCAATGACGACAGGGTTCCCCTCTGCGAGCCGAGGGACCGCAACGGGGCCAGTGCGGCCAACAGCGGCGGTCAGGTCAGCAGTCCATCCCCGTCCTCTTACTCCCTGGTCCCGCTGTCCAGCAGGTCTTCTCGTCGCTCTCGGAGGTCCAGCGCTGCTTCTTCTGCATCAGATATTAATTTACGCACCATCCTCAATTCACTCTTTGGGCAG GACAGAGAGCTGAGGCCAGAAGAGATGGATG AGCTCCGAGATGCTTTCAAAGAGTTTGACAAAGACAAGGACGGTTTCATCAGCTGCAAAGATCTCGGAAACTGCATGAGGACCATGGGATACATGCCAACTGAAATGGAGCTGATAGAACTAAGCCAACAGATCAACATGAACT tgggagGTCATGTTGATTTTGAGGATTTCGTAGAGCTGATGGGCCCAAAACTCCTCGCCGAAACTGCGGACATGATTGGAATAAAGGAGCTAAAAGACGCATTTAGGGAG TTCGACACTAATGGAGATGGTGCCATAAGCACGTCGGAGCTCAGAGACGCAATGAGAAAACTGTTGGGACAACAA GTTGGTCTGAAGGAAGTAGAAGACATCCTAAGGGATGTGGACTTGAATGGGGACGGACTTGTCGACTTTGAAG AGTTTGTACGGATGATGTCTCGCTGA